From the Actinomycetota bacterium genome, one window contains:
- a CDS encoding glycosyltransferase family 4 protein, with amino-acid sequence MRIGFDARFISWKGVGTYSRNLLKQFSQVPDLEVVCFYNDDTKDRLPAGENFTMVRLNQEVFSSRNLNKIGGIVNKADCSLFHTPYVVAPNSLDCPLLVTAHDIIPLLFPKSIPSFRQRRAYRGLLADAIQKADHVITVSTVSQSYLLAHFSLPLGKVSVILDGVGREFGPRSEAEIETVMAKYKIGRPHILWLGEFVAHKNVGALVSAFAALSPKIRSHYKLVLAGEKSGDWLEVKKEAGRRGVGGLVVIPGFIADQDLPALYSAADLFVYPSLYEGFGLPPLEAMACGTPVVCSNSSSLPEVVGDGGLLVAPRSAALSAAVTEVLTNDSLKQRLRRRGRERAALFSWDNAVAKTLDLYRELAR; translated from the coding sequence TTGCGAATAGGTTTTGACGCCCGTTTTATTTCCTGGAAGGGAGTGGGGACATATTCCCGCAACCTGCTCAAGCAGTTTTCGCAGGTCCCCGACCTGGAGGTCGTCTGTTTCTACAATGACGACACCAAGGACCGGCTCCCCGCCGGCGAGAATTTCACCATGGTGCGTCTGAACCAGGAAGTATTCTCTTCGCGCAATCTCAACAAGATCGGCGGCATCGTCAACAAGGCCGATTGCTCGCTTTTCCACACGCCGTACGTAGTGGCGCCGAACAGTCTGGACTGTCCGCTGCTGGTGACGGCGCATGACATCATCCCGCTGCTGTTTCCCAAGTCGATTCCCAGTTTCCGGCAGCGTCGCGCCTATCGCGGCCTGTTGGCGGACGCCATCCAGAAAGCCGACCACGTCATCACGGTGTCGACTGTCTCGCAATCTTACCTGCTGGCCCATTTCAGCCTGCCTCTGGGAAAGGTGTCGGTGATCCTCGACGGCGTCGGCCGCGAGTTCGGGCCCCGCAGCGAAGCGGAGATCGAGACGGTCATGGCCAAGTACAAGATCGGCCGGCCGCATATTTTGTGGCTGGGAGAATTTGTGGCCCACAAGAATGTGGGTGCGCTCGTCAGCGCTTTCGCGGCGCTGTCGCCGAAGATCAGGTCGCATTACAAGCTGGTGCTGGCCGGTGAGAAGAGCGGCGACTGGCTGGAGGTCAAGAAGGAGGCCGGGCGCCGGGGTGTGGGCGGGCTGGTCGTCATCCCCGGATTCATCGCCGACCAGGATCTGCCGGCCCTTTATTCCGCCGCAGACCTGTTCGTCTATCCTTCGCTGTACGAGGGCTTCGGCCTGCCGCCGCTGGAGGCGATGGCCTGCGGCACGCCGGTGGTGTGCTCGAACTCATCGAGCCTGCCCGAGGTGGTCGGCGACGGCGGCCTGCTGGTGGCCCCGCGTTCGGCCGCCCTGAGCGCGGCCGTCACCGAGGTTCTCACCAACGACAGCCTCAAGCAGAGGCTTCGCCGGCGCGGCCGCGAGCGCGCGGCGCTTTTCTCCTGGGACAACGCCGTGGCCAAGACGCTCGATCTCTACCGCGAGTTGGCCCGCTAA